The proteins below come from a single Necator americanus strain Aroian chromosome V, whole genome shotgun sequence genomic window:
- a CDS encoding hypothetical protein (NECATOR_CHRV.G20014.T1), translating into MYRKLNIDGPVTSWEESTIDGLKERYSGSQDMLNALEGDRQRDNTNTFLGYLSASSECDGEDRVNCGRLSKAVRSVHNPGGVFSSISVLSTTCDKGQ; encoded by the exons atgtatcgaaagctaaacatagatgggccggtcacatcatgggaagaatcgacgatagatggactaaaagaacgctataGTGGATCTCAAGacatgctaaacgccctcgagggagaccgccaacgagata ACACAAACACGTTCCTCGGCTATTTATCTGCATCGAGCGAAT GTGATGGTGAAGATCGAGTGAATTGTGGGCGGTTGTCTAAGGCTGTCCGCAGCGTTCACAACCCTGGGGGCGTTTTTTCGAGCATAAGCGTCCTTTCGACTACTTGTGACAAAGG
- a CDS encoding hypothetical protein (NECATOR_CHRV.G20013.T1): protein MAFQPVFDLAEAKYITLLTRPNDIEKEEEMKEELNRRMRAAWVAFSAVREATDQLTDQDLRAHLFESTVLPALCYAAETWADTAA, encoded by the exons ATGGCTTTTCAACCCGTATTTGACCTCGCAGAAGCCAAGTACATTACGCTGTTGACACGGCCGAATG ACatagaaaaggaagaggaaatgaaggaagaactgaatagaagaatgagagcagcatgggtaGCATTctcagccgtcagggaagctacggaccaactgacggaccaagatctccgTGCCCACCTGTTCGagtcgacagttcttccagcgctctgttacgcagcggagacgtgggcagacaccgctgcctaG